Within the Candidatus Acidiferrales bacterium genome, the region GCGCGAGTTCTTCCAGGTTGATATTCATTCGGTAGGTCGAAAATACGACCCGTTTGCCATCCGCCGACACGTCCGGGTCAACGTCGTCACCCTGTCCGGCGGTGACCTGCTCGAGCGAGCCGCCGCGCGCGGGGATTTTCCAAATATTCGTCGCACCGCCGCGGCTGGAAGCGAAATAGATGGATTCACCGTCCGGCGCCCAAGCCGGCGAGAGCACGAGCGCGCCGTCCTCGGTCAGATGGCGAACCTTGCCGCTGGCAAGCTCCACCGCGGCCAGCTCGCCATACGGGCCACCTGCTCCCCTGCGGCGCACGAAGGCAAGTTGCCGGGCGTCGAGGGAATACGCCGGCTGGCGATGAATGACGAAATGCTGCTCCGGCTGGGTCGCTTGGCGAGGATTACCCCCTGTGGCGTCGCAGACCCAGATGGTGTTCGTGCTGAGGTTAGCATAGGCGAGCGAACGGCCGTCGGGAGACCACGCGGGGTCGGTTGCGTTGGCCAGGAGCTTGCGCGGCGTGCCGCCCAACGCCGGCACCACCCAGATGTCCCACAGCCCGTCTTCGTTGAGTCGCCCGTAGGCAATCTTCGTGCCGTCGGGCGACCACCGTGGTCGCGCCTCAAGATTCGCATCGTTCGTGATCCGCACCAGATTTCCCCCGACCACCAGGCCCATCCAGATGTCGAATTGGCCGTCGCGGTCGGAGACAAACACCACCGAGCGACCATCGGGCGATAGGGAAGGCTGCACTTCCACGCCGCTGAAGTTGGTGACTACGCTGAAGCGCCGCGCCTGGGCCCCTGAGCGTCCCGCGGCACGCTGCCATTGCCAGTAGGCAAAGATCGTAGCCAGCGCAAAGAGGCTCGCCAGCCCCCAGGGCAGCGCACGACGCCATAGAGGCAACGCTGGAAACCTTGCTGCCGAGACCCTAACGGCTGGCGCTGCTCGACCGCTGAGGGTTTCTTCAATCTCGATGCGCGCGTCGGCAATATCGTGCAGGCGCCGATTCCTATCCTTTTCGAGGCAGCGACGCAACAACACGCGAATGTTCGGCGGCGTACTCTCAGGCAGAGACGTCCAATCCGGCTCGCTTTTCAGGATCGAGGCCAGGGAGTCAGCGATGGTATCGCCGCCGAAGACCTGCCGGCCCGTCAGCGTCTCATACAGCACGCAGCCGAAGGCCCAAATGTCAGCCCGCTTGTCCATCGGCCGACCCTTAGCCTGTTCAGGCGACATGTACGCAGCCGTGCCTAAGATCAC harbors:
- a CDS encoding protein kinase; translated protein: QLLASLNHPNIAAIYGLEESDGVRCLVLELVPGETLAERLGRGALPLEEALPIAKQVAEALEYAHEHGIIHRDLKPGNIKVTPKGTVKVLDFGLAKAFEDEGEEGDPSASPTLGVAATRAGVILGTAAYMSPEQAKGRPMDKRADIWAFGCVLYETLTGRQVFGGDTIADSLASILKSEPDWTSLPESTPPNIRVLLRRCLEKDRNRRLHDIADARIEIEETLSGRAAPAVRVSAARFPALPLWRRALPWGLASLFALATIFAYWQWQRAAGRSGAQARRFSVVTNFSGVEVQPSLSPDGRSVVFVSDRDGQFDIWMGLVVGGNLVRITNDANLEARPRWSPDGTKIAYGRLNEDGLWDIWVVPALGGTPRKLLANATDPAWSPDGRSLAYANLSTNTIWVCDATGGNPRQATQPEQHFVIHRQPAYSLDARQLAFVRRRGAGGPYGELAAVELASGKVRHLTEDGALVLSPAWAPDGESIYFASSRGGATNIWKIPARGGSLEQVTAGQGDDVDPDVSADGKRVVFSTYRMNINLEELALDSKDGRRPKWLTSDSARQEVAPAYSPDGKRIAYFTARQGAEAPYIWVMNADGSDAVQVVGDERGISVFPRWVPDGQSLVYIARRGIMGIAEVWRIAPDGSSAEKLRLTVFGDTFYDVGPGGRVVFTAADEQIHIFDPTSNQDQTLEGIHGRLPRWSPDGRAFAYIVPARRQGDAEAGLWIYEFGKPPRQVFRGWVSWCAWASPDELFLAAGKPDLNAALLRVRRDGTPPTRVLSVRMLDIYWALFPQLRFDVHPDGKRIAVEALELREAGIGMIEFLP